The nucleotide sequence TTCATAGTCAGCAGCCTGAAGTGATTGGCCCTGTTCGCAGTGCTCGTGACTATTATATTAACCTTAGCAATGGTTTTAACGCTATTTATGTTTGTCATGGCTTTAGTCCAGAAGCACAAGTGATGCTGAACAAGCAAAATGTTGCAGATGATTTGAATGGTCTATACTATGATGGCAGCTTATTTAAACGTGCGGATTTCCGACGTGCACCACACAATTCATATATTACATATGAAAACATTGAAAAAGGGGCGAAGAAAAATGATTACGCCCTTACCGATGAAGTGAAACCGTTACCTTTTCTTACAAAATCAGAACTATCATCACTTGATGGTCAGACAGCTAAGGATATTATGATTACGTATTCAAATACGAACACCGTCTCGTATACATATGATGAGCAAACATCCATGTACCAGCGCTATAGCAGTGGGGAGAAAACGGTTGATCGAGAAACGAAGATACCGATTCAACTGGATAATGTCTTGATTGTCGAAGCTCCTCATCAAGTAATTGATAATGCTGGAAGAAGAGAAATTGATTTAAAAGCCGGAGGGCAAGGCTATCTGCTGCAACGAGGTGTACTGCAGGAAGTAACATGGAAGAATGTAAACGGACGAATTTTACCATATAAAGATGGTCAGCAAATGGGGTTGGTCCCAGGGAAAACGTGGATTAATATCATTCCGACTTCCCCAGGGCTGTCAGGTGCTGTCTCAATGCAAAGTGAATGATGAAGGAGTGGGAGCTATGCAAATTGATAAATTACGTGGAAAAACGCTCGATCAATTATTTGAAGCGATTCTATCATTAAATGACATCGAAGAATGTTACCGCTTTTTCGATGATTTATGTACAGTTAATGAAATCCAATCGTTAGCCCAACGGTTAGAAGTAGCACGCATGCTGCGTGAAGGGTTTACGTATCACAAGATCGAAACCCAAACAGGTGCAAGTACAGCGACGATTTCTCGTGTGAAGCGTTGCTTGAACTATGGTAATGATGCTTATCAGATGGCATTAGATCGTGTAGCAGAGAAAAATGAAACAGAAGATAAAGAATAAACACTATTTTGAAAGCCGGACTCATTATGATTCGGCTTTTTATTTTTGGTATAATCGCTTCTAGGAGATAATGAGGAGGACGTAGCACAATGTATGATTTTCGTGAATGGCGACATGTTTTTAAGCTGGATCCAAATAAGGAAATAGAAGATGATGTACTTGAAGCAATTTGTGAATCTGGTACGGATGCTGTCATTGTCGGCGGTAGTGACGGCGTGACCCTTGATAACACGCTTAATCTATTGGCGAGTATTCGCCGCTATTCAGTGCCGTGTGCGCTTGAAATCTCAAATGTTGATGCAGTGACGCCTGGATTTGATTTTTATTTTATTCCAACTGTCCTTAACAGTAAGGATACGAAATGGGTTGTTGGTCTTCATCATGAGGCATTGAAGGAATATGGAGCGGTGATGAATTGGGATGAAGTTGCAGTGGAAGGGTATTGTATTCTAAATGGTGAATCAAAGGCTGCAACACTGACGAATGCGGTTACTGAAAGCTCTTTTGATGATGTTATTGCCTATGCGCAAATGGCTGAAAATCTCTTTTCATTGCCAATCTTCTATCTAGAATACAGCGGTACATACGGTGACCCGGAATTAGTTAAGCAGGTGAAGGAAGAGCTGGACAAGACGAAGCTTTTCTATGGCGGCGGCATTGAAACAGGAGAGCAGGCAGCTGAAATGGCAGAGTATGCAGATACGATTGTAGTTGGAAATGCGATCTACACCAATGTGAAAGAAGCTTTAAAAACGGTCGACGCTGTGAAAAAATAACGATATAATGATAACAATGAATAAGAACAAATGTTCGAGGTGGTGTTAGTATGCAATATTTAAGTGAGAAGTTGTTAGCTGGATTGAACAAAGAACAACAAGAAGCCGTTAAGCATACAGAAGGGCCATTATTGATTATGGCGGGAGCGGGAAGTGGAAAGACACGGGTGCTGACGCATCGTGTTGCTTATTTAATGACAGAGAAGCAGGTTGCGCCTTGGAATATATTAGCGATTACCTTTACAAATAAAGCTGCGCGTGAGATGAAGGACAGGATTTCAAGCATTGTAGGACCACCAGGCGAAGATATTTGGGTGTCAACCTTCCACTCCATGTGTGTAAGGATGCTTCGCAGAGATGTCGACCGAATCGGCATTAACCGTAACTTCTCCATTCTGGATTCGTCTGATCAATTATCAGTTATTAAGCAGATTTTAAAGGATAAGAATATTGATCCGAAGAAATTTAACCCGCGAAATCTACTTGGTGCGATTAGTTCAGCGAAGAATGAATTGAAGTCAGCAGATGAGTATGCGAAAAGTGCAACAGGTCCGTTTGAAAGTGTTGTAAGTGATGTCTATCAAGCTTATGAAGGACAGCTTAAGAAAAATCATGCACTAGACTTTGATGATTTGATTATGACAACGATACATCTATTTAAGCGTGTGCCTGAAGTGTTGGAATTTTATCAACGGAAATTTCAGTATATCCATGTGGATGAGTATCAAGATACGAATAGAGCACAATACTTACTAGTTAAGATGTTGGCTGAGCGCTTTAAAAACCTATGCGTTGTCGGGGATTCCGATCAATCGATCTATCGCTGGCGCGGCGCGGACATTGCGAACATTCTATCCTTTGAAAAGGATTATGCAAATGCAACAACGGTCTTCTTGGAACAGAATTATCGTTCCACCAAGCGGATTCTCCAGGCAGCAAATGAAGTGATTAGCCAAAATGCAAACCGTAAGCCGAAGAATCTATGGACTGAAAATGATGATGGGCTTAAGATTACGTATTATAACGGTGATGACGAACGTGATGAGGCATATTTCGCGGCTGGTAAGATTAAGCAGATGGTTGAGAGTGGTAAGCGAAAGTATTCGGAAATCGCCATTTTGTATAGAACGAATGCACAATCACGTGTGATGGAGGAAGTATTCCTAAAGTCGAATATTAACTATAACATTGTCGGCGGTACAAAGTTCTACGACCGTAAAGAGATTAAGGACTTGCTTGCTTATTTACGCTTAATTGCGAATCCTGATGATGATATTAGCCTGCGACGGATTATTAATGTTCCGAAGCGCGGAATCGGGGCGACAACAGTTGATAAGATTGGAAATTACGCCTTAGAGCATGGGATGTCGATGTTCAATGCTCTTAGTGAAGTGGAGGAAATCGGCTTAAGTAAACGATTTATAAACATGCTAGATGGCTTCCGCAAAGATATTTCCAATTGGACAAACATGCAGGAGTACTTATCCGTTACTGAGCTTGTTGAGGAAGTACTTGAGAAGAGCGGATATCGTGACATGCTGAAAAGTGAGAAAACACTTGAATCCCAAAGCCGGCTTGAAAATATTGATGAGTTCTTGTCTGTTACGCAAAACTTTGAACAAGTGAATGATGACAAGAGCCTAATTGCGTTCTTAACAGACTTAGCTTTAATTGCTGATATTGATAAGTTAGATGAGGAAGAAGAGTTTGATAAGGACAGTGTTGTTCTTATGACACTTCACTCTGCAAAAGGTCTTGAATTTCCAGTTGTGTTCTTAATGGGCATGGAGGAAGGTGTATTCCCGCACAGCCGTTCATTATTTGAAGAGGACGAAATGGAAGAGGAGCGCCGCCTTGCATATGTAGGAATTACACGCGCTGAGGAAGAGCTTTACTTAACGAATGCGAAAGTCCGCACGTTGTTTGGTCGCTCAAATAATAACCCAGTATCACGCTTCATTAATGAAATTCCAGCTGATCTACTAGATAACTTGAAAGAAGAAAAGCAACAGGTAGCGTCTCCATTCGGTGCTCGGAGCACTTCACCTTCGAGACCAAAGCGTACCGCACGCCCGATGACAACTTCTTCTGGCGGCGAGCAAGTTAATTGGCAGCCTGGAGATAAAGCGCAGCACAAGAAGTGGGGCGTTGGGACGGTTGTGAGCGTGAAAGGTAACGGTGAAGCACAAGAACTTGATATTGCGTTTGCACAGCCAATTGGTGTGAAGCGACTGCTTGCCAAATTCGCACCAGTTGAGAAAGTTTGAGCAAATAGGAAGGGGCACATATGACAAGAGAAGAAGCAGTTCAACAAATCGATCAATTACGTGAGCAGTTAAATCAATATAATTATGAGTATTATGTGCTGGATAAGCCAAGTGTTCCAGATGCTGAATATGACCGGTTGATGCAGGAATTAATTAAGCTTGAAGAGCAATTTCCCGAGCTGCAGACAGCGGACTCCCCTTCACAGCGTGTAGGAGGCGAGCCGCTTGATGCGTTTGAAAAAGTTCAGCATCAAACACCGATGTTAAGCTTAGGGAATGCCTTTAATGAAGAAGATTTACGTGATTTTGACCGACGTGTTCGACAAGGTGTCGGTGATGATTTTTCCTATATTTGCGAATTGAAAATTGACGGACTTGCGGTATCGCTTCTATATGAAGATGGGTTATTTGTGCGTGGTGCAACCCGAGGAGATGGTGAAACTGGCGAAGATATTACGAGCAATCTTCGGACGATCCCAACCATCCCTTTGAAATTAAAAGATAAGGTGAAGCTGGAAGTCCGCGGTGAAGCATTCATGCCGAAGAAATCATTTGAGCACTTGAATGAACTGAAAGAGAAAAATAATGAAGAACCGTTTGCAAATCCACGGAATGCTGCAGCAGGCTCGCTTCGTCAACTTGATCCGAAAGTAGCGGCAAAGCGCCATCTTGATATATTTGTGTATGGCATTGGTGAGATTGGAGGCGTTGAAATTGACTCACATAGTGATGGGCTTGATTATTTAGAGGAACAGGGCTTCCGAACGAATTCAGAGCGCCGCCGTTGTGCAACAATTGACGAGGTCATTGAATTTGTAAACGGCTGGGTTGAACACCGTTCAGATCTGTCCTATGAAATCGATGGGATCGTAATTAAGGTTGATTCCCTTGCGCAGCAGAAAGCATTAGGGGCAACAGCTAAGAGTCCGCGCTGGGCAACAGCTTACAAGTTCCCTGCTGAAGAGGTTGTCACTCGCCTGCTTAATATTGAACTAAGTGTCGGCCGCACAGGAGCAGTGACTCCAACGGCTATATTGGAGCCGGTAAAAGTAGCAGGTACAACTGTACAGCGCGCTTCTCTTCATAACGAAGACCTCATCCGTGAAAAAGATATTATGATTAATGATTATGTTGTTATCAAAAAAGCCGGCGACATTATTCCTGAAGTTGTGAATGTGCTTCCAGAACAACGCGATGGAAGCCAACAAGTCTTTCATATGCCGAAGGATTGCCCGGAATGTGGAAGTGAGCTAGTACGGATTGATGAGGAAGTGGCTTTGCGTTGTATTAACCCTAAATGCCCGGCACAGATCCGTGAAGGCTTAATACACTTCGTCTCCCGAAATGCGATGAATATTGATGGGCTTGGCGAGAAGGTGATTGCGCAATTATTCCGCGAGAAATTAATTGACGATGTTGCAGATCTCTATAAGCTTCAAAAGGAAGAATTGCTGAACCTTGAACGAATGGGGGAAAAATCAGCAAGCAACCTGTTGAATGCAATTGAAAAATCAAAAGATAATTCATTAGAGCGATTGCTGTTTGGGCTTGGTATACGTTATGTTGGTTCTAAAGCCGCGAAAACACTTGCACAGCATTTCGAAACAATGGAGAAGCTTCAACAGGCGACTGAAGATGAATTAATTGCAATTGAAGATATCGGAGAAAAGATGGCTGAATCAATTGCTGCTTATTTCGAGCAAGAAGAGGCAGCTGAGCTAATGAATGAATTAAAAGAATGCGGCGTGAATATGACGTACAAAGGACCAAAGCCTGTCAGTGCAGAAGAAAGTGACTCTGTCTTTGCAGGAAAGACCGTTGTCCTAACAGGGAAGCTTGAACAATACACGCGTGGCGATGCGAAGGCAGCCATTGAAGCCAAAGGTGGAAGTGTGACTGGCAGTGTCAGTAAAAAGACAGACATCCTAGTAGCTGGAGCTGATGCAGGGTCTAAGCTTGAAAAGGCAGAGAAGCTCGGCATTACAGTATGGGATGAAGAGAAGCTTGTAGAAGCACTGCAAGAATAGGGGAGGAAAGGCCATGAGGAAGGCAGGTGTATGGTTCCTCATCTGTATGCTGTTTCTTACAGCATGTACACCACGGATTGAAAAAGAGGAAGAGGTTGTACGGGAAACACAGGAATCGAAGGAGCATGCGATTATACCGAAGTACAATTTATCAGGTGATTATTATCGCACAATACTTCCATTCAAGCCTGGGGAAGCACGCGGGTTAATTACAAGTACAGTTGATAACCGCCTGGATATTAACGAATTAGAAACAGGTTTAATGCGTCATGCTCAAGAAAGTTTTGAGCCAGAGGATTATTATTTTCAAGAAGGACAGTACTTGAAGAGAGAAACGGTTATCAAGTGGCTGGACCGAAAAGAATCAACAAATGCAGAAGGAGAAAAAGTCGGCTCTCCTGAAGGGCTTAACCCTCCAGCTATTCACGGGACGTCTAGTAAGGAAGCGAATGAGAAAAGCCCGCGTTACCTGTCGCATATTCTTGAACATAATTATTTTAAGAAAAATAAAGAGGATAAAGTTGAATTAGCCGGTGTTGTGATCGGCTTGTCCCTTAACTCTGTTCATTATTATCACCAGGAAGATGGATATCCACGGAAATATGATATTCCTAATGATGAGATTGTTAAGCAAGGAAATCGGATTGCAGAAGAAATCGTGAAGCGGATGCGGAAAATGAAAGGCTTAAAGAATGTACCGATTATGGTGGCGCTATTCAAGGAGCAGCCAAAGGAATCTGTTGTTCCAGGTCATTTCTTTGCGAAAACAACCGTTGATAAAGGTGAAACATCATTAGAGAAGTGGGATAAAATCAATGAAGAATATATTCTTTTCCCTTCAGACGCTGCGGAAAAGAAATATTATGATGACTCTTCAAAAGTGATGAACTTTACGAATGATGTTGATCGTTATTTTCCGAATTATGTTGGCGTTATTGGAAAAGGCTTCTATAAGGACGGGCAGCTGCAGGAGCTGACGATTAATATCCCTGTCCAGTTTTACGGGAAAGCTGAAGTGATTGGCTTTACAGAATATGTAACCGGGTTGATTATGGAGCATTTTCCACCGTATATTTCGCTTCAAGTCTATGTGAAATCAATTGCAGGGCAAGAAAGCTTAATTACGCGTGAAGCAGGAAAAGAAGAGCCATATGTTCATATCTATCGTTAAGGGTTGACTCCTTGTGAGTCTGCCCTTTCTTTATTTCAAGATAATGAACAGTTTTCTATTATTTCTTCAAGTATTAAGGATATAGATGAATGATTTTTTACATACTAACAACAAAGGCCTATTCTGAAATGACATTTACTAACAAGAAAGACCTAATAAATACCTTGTTATAGAATAAAGTTCCAATCAATTGGGTGAGGGTAAATTTAATTTTATTAATTTTAATGAATAGATATTGTCTATACATGCTCTATAGGTTGGATAATCGGTAAATAATTGCATATTTATTCATGAAAACTAGTTGAAAATAATTTTTTGACTGTTCAGACTTTATTCTTATGTTATGATATTCAGCGTTGACAGCACTGCTTAGTACATCTTTGGTGTGAGAAAAATATTTGAATTGCAAGAAAAATGCATACTTTTGTATAGTAAAGGGTATGTAGAATACTTGGGAGGTGAAAATATGGGTCTTACAGGTGCGACTTTTTTCTGGCTTTTCGTTCCAATGCCATTATTAATTATTCTGTCGATCATTACGTATTTTACTGAAAGGAGAGAAGAGTAGAGCATGGAAACTGCTACGTTAATAACGTTTATAGTTTATTTAATTGGGATGCTCCTCATCGGTGTTATCTCATACAGGCTGACAAGTAACTTATCGGATTATGTTTTAGGTGGAAGAAGTTTAGGACCGGGTGTTGCGGCATTAAGTGCTGGTGCATCTGATATGTCCAGTTGGTTATTATTAGGTCTTCCTGGTGCTATGTATGCAGGCGGGATGAACCAAATTTGGATTGCGGTAGGGTTGTCTATAGGTGCCTATTTAAACTGGCAATTTATCGCACGACGTCTTCGTTCTTATACAGAAGTTGCAAATGATTCAATTACTGTACCCGATTATTTTGAAAATCGCTTTCGGGACAATTCAAAGCTATTACGCGTAATTTCTGCCCTCGTTATTCTTGTCTTCTTTACATTTTACACTTCATCTGGTCTAGTTGGCGGGGCGCTACTATTCCAAGAATCATTTGGTATGACATATAATCAAGCATTGATGATTGGTGCAGTGGTTATTATCTCTTATACATTCCTTGGTGGTTTCTTAGCTGTAAGTTGGACAGATTTCATTCAAGGGATCTTAATGTTCTTAGCATTAATTATTGTTCCGGTTGTGGCGATTAACAGTATTGGTGGCTGGAATGAAACGGTGAATAAGGTTGGAAGTGTTGATACGAAATATTTAGACGTCATGGAAGGTATGGGCTTTATCTCTATCCTGTCATTATTAGCATGGGGTCTTGGATACTTTGGTCAACCGCACATTATCACGCGCTTTATGGCACTTCGTTCTGTGAAAGATGTACCGAAAGCACGTTTAATCGGTATGACGTGGATGGTATTCGGTATGTTTGGTGCGATCTTTACTGGTTTTGTCGGTATTGCGTATTTTATCAATGATCCACTTATTGTTGGGGATGTTGATAATAGTGAGAAAGTATTTATCTTCTTTACAGATGTCCTGTTTAACCCATGGGTATCAGGGATCTTACTAGCAGCAATCTTATCAGCAATTATGAGTACAATCGATTCTCAGTTGCTTGTATCATCAAGTGCGCTTGCTGAAGATTTCTATAAAGCAATTTTCCGTAAAAATGCAAGTCAAAATGAACTTGTGTGGGTTGGACGTATCGGGGTAATCGTGATTGCGGTAATCGCAATTGTTCTTGCGATCGGTGCAAATCCGGCAAATGAAAATGCAAGCTCAATCCTTGACCTTGTAAGTTATGCGTGGGGTGGATTTGGTGCTGCATTCGGTCCAGTCGTTATTCTTTCTCTATTCTGGAAGCGTATGACGCGTAATGGTGCCCTAGCTGGTATAATCGTCGGTGCTATCACGGTCGTTGTATGGAAACAGCTTTCAGGCGGACTGTTTGATTTATACGAAATTGTTCCAGGATTCCTTCTGAACATGCTTGTCATTTGGATTGTAAGTATCATGGGTCCTGAGCCTTCAAAAGAAATCCAAGCAGAATTTGAAGAAGCAAAAGCAAAATAAGCAGATGAAAAATCCCGTATCATGCAATCATGCATGGTATGGGATTTTTTTCTTTGGTAAATCGCTTGTTTAGATTCTTCTTAAAAAGGGGATTTTTAGTGTAAACATGAAGGAGGGTTCCGAATAAATGCAAA is from Bacillus tianshenii and encodes:
- a CDS encoding heptaprenylglyceryl phosphate synthase, which produces MYDFREWRHVFKLDPNKEIEDDVLEAICESGTDAVIVGGSDGVTLDNTLNLLASIRRYSVPCALEISNVDAVTPGFDFYFIPTVLNSKDTKWVVGLHHEALKEYGAVMNWDEVAVEGYCILNGESKAATLTNAVTESSFDDVIAYAQMAENLFSLPIFYLEYSGTYGDPELVKQVKEELDKTKLFYGGGIETGEQAAEMAEYADTIVVGNAIYTNVKEALKTVDAVKK
- the putP gene encoding sodium/proline symporter PutP, with protein sequence METATLITFIVYLIGMLLIGVISYRLTSNLSDYVLGGRSLGPGVAALSAGASDMSSWLLLGLPGAMYAGGMNQIWIAVGLSIGAYLNWQFIARRLRSYTEVANDSITVPDYFENRFRDNSKLLRVISALVILVFFTFYTSSGLVGGALLFQESFGMTYNQALMIGAVVIISYTFLGGFLAVSWTDFIQGILMFLALIIVPVVAINSIGGWNETVNKVGSVDTKYLDVMEGMGFISILSLLAWGLGYFGQPHIITRFMALRSVKDVPKARLIGMTWMVFGMFGAIFTGFVGIAYFINDPLIVGDVDNSEKVFIFFTDVLFNPWVSGILLAAILSAIMSTIDSQLLVSSSALAEDFYKAIFRKNASQNELVWVGRIGVIVIAVIAIVLAIGANPANENASSILDLVSYAWGGFGAAFGPVVILSLFWKRMTRNGALAGIIVGAITVVVWKQLSGGLFDLYEIVPGFLLNMLVIWIVSIMGPEPSKEIQAEFEEAKAK
- a CDS encoding CamS family sex pheromone protein, translated to MRKAGVWFLICMLFLTACTPRIEKEEEVVRETQESKEHAIIPKYNLSGDYYRTILPFKPGEARGLITSTVDNRLDINELETGLMRHAQESFEPEDYYFQEGQYLKRETVIKWLDRKESTNAEGEKVGSPEGLNPPAIHGTSSKEANEKSPRYLSHILEHNYFKKNKEDKVELAGVVIGLSLNSVHYYHQEDGYPRKYDIPNDEIVKQGNRIAEEIVKRMRKMKGLKNVPIMVALFKEQPKESVVPGHFFAKTTVDKGETSLEKWDKINEEYILFPSDAAEKKYYDDSSKVMNFTNDVDRYFPNYVGVIGKGFYKDGQLQELTINIPVQFYGKAEVIGFTEYVTGLIMEHFPPYISLQVYVKSIAGQESLITREAGKEEPYVHIYR
- the pcrA gene encoding DNA helicase PcrA; this translates as MQYLSEKLLAGLNKEQQEAVKHTEGPLLIMAGAGSGKTRVLTHRVAYLMTEKQVAPWNILAITFTNKAAREMKDRISSIVGPPGEDIWVSTFHSMCVRMLRRDVDRIGINRNFSILDSSDQLSVIKQILKDKNIDPKKFNPRNLLGAISSAKNELKSADEYAKSATGPFESVVSDVYQAYEGQLKKNHALDFDDLIMTTIHLFKRVPEVLEFYQRKFQYIHVDEYQDTNRAQYLLVKMLAERFKNLCVVGDSDQSIYRWRGADIANILSFEKDYANATTVFLEQNYRSTKRILQAANEVISQNANRKPKNLWTENDDGLKITYYNGDDERDEAYFAAGKIKQMVESGKRKYSEIAILYRTNAQSRVMEEVFLKSNINYNIVGGTKFYDRKEIKDLLAYLRLIANPDDDISLRRIINVPKRGIGATTVDKIGNYALEHGMSMFNALSEVEEIGLSKRFINMLDGFRKDISNWTNMQEYLSVTELVEEVLEKSGYRDMLKSEKTLESQSRLENIDEFLSVTQNFEQVNDDKSLIAFLTDLALIADIDKLDEEEEFDKDSVVLMTLHSAKGLEFPVVFLMGMEEGVFPHSRSLFEEDEMEEERRLAYVGITRAEEELYLTNAKVRTLFGRSNNNPVSRFINEIPADLLDNLKEEKQQVASPFGARSTSPSRPKRTARPMTTSSGGEQVNWQPGDKAQHKKWGVGTVVSVKGNGEAQELDIAFAQPIGVKRLLAKFAPVEKV
- the ligA gene encoding NAD-dependent DNA ligase LigA; this translates as MTREEAVQQIDQLREQLNQYNYEYYVLDKPSVPDAEYDRLMQELIKLEEQFPELQTADSPSQRVGGEPLDAFEKVQHQTPMLSLGNAFNEEDLRDFDRRVRQGVGDDFSYICELKIDGLAVSLLYEDGLFVRGATRGDGETGEDITSNLRTIPTIPLKLKDKVKLEVRGEAFMPKKSFEHLNELKEKNNEEPFANPRNAAAGSLRQLDPKVAAKRHLDIFVYGIGEIGGVEIDSHSDGLDYLEEQGFRTNSERRRCATIDEVIEFVNGWVEHRSDLSYEIDGIVIKVDSLAQQKALGATAKSPRWATAYKFPAEEVVTRLLNIELSVGRTGAVTPTAILEPVKVAGTTVQRASLHNEDLIREKDIMINDYVVIKKAGDIIPEVVNVLPEQRDGSQQVFHMPKDCPECGSELVRIDEEVALRCINPKCPAQIREGLIHFVSRNAMNIDGLGEKVIAQLFREKLIDDVADLYKLQKEELLNLERMGEKSASNLLNAIEKSKDNSLERLLFGLGIRYVGSKAAKTLAQHFETMEKLQQATEDELIAIEDIGEKMAESIAAYFEQEEAAELMNELKECGVNMTYKGPKPVSAEESDSVFAGKTVVLTGKLEQYTRGDAKAAIEAKGGSVTGSVSKKTDILVAGADAGSKLEKAEKLGITVWDEEKLVEALQE
- a CDS encoding YerC/YecD family TrpR-related protein, coding for MQIDKLRGKTLDQLFEAILSLNDIEECYRFFDDLCTVNEIQSLAQRLEVARMLREGFTYHKIETQTGASTATISRVKRCLNYGNDAYQMALDRVAEKNETEDKE
- a CDS encoding DUF3048 domain-containing protein translates to MLKKAVRSKWAVLLVVLLLAGCGGGEDETKEKASDSPAVEEKEKPAEETTAEPQYEETFPLTGKGTNEDVSSRVVGVMINNHPKARPQSGLHKADVVYEVLAEGYVTRFLAMFHSQQPEVIGPVRSARDYYINLSNGFNAIYVCHGFSPEAQVMLNKQNVADDLNGLYYDGSLFKRADFRRAPHNSYITYENIEKGAKKNDYALTDEVKPLPFLTKSELSSLDGQTAKDIMITYSNTNTVSYTYDEQTSMYQRYSSGEKTVDRETKIPIQLDNVLIVEAPHQVIDNAGRREIDLKAGGQGYLLQRGVLQEVTWKNVNGRILPYKDGQQMGLVPGKTWINIIPTSPGLSGAVSMQSE